The Rhizoctonia solani chromosome 14, complete sequence genome has a segment encoding these proteins:
- a CDS encoding mutS domain-containing protein — MAIHNALKPIRSKDSDKLIAWLSTSNTHPVGGPSGNAQGASVQVKQIMTLHSAVPGLPEVVQALNGCHSYLLQMLGDMLNNERVKSTNDMVSQGLNDDALSVGGGGSFGTSFGSVTKKVYAV; from the exons ATGGCCATTCACAATGCCCTCAAGCCCATCAGATCAAAAGATTCTGACAAGCTCATTGCCTGGCTCAGCACGTCCAACACGCATCCAGTTGGCGGACCTTCTGGTAACGCCCAAGGAGCATCAGTCCAAGTCAAGCAGATTATGACGCTACATAGTGCTGTTCCGGGGCTTCCTGAAGTTGTTCAAGCACTTAATGGATGTCACAGCTATCTGCTGCAAATGCTAGGTGATATGCTCAACAATGAGCGTGTCAAATCTACCAATGATATGGTTAGCCAGGGGCTAAATGATGATGCACTTTCCGTGGGA GGTGGTGGGAGCTTTGGTACCTCTTTTGGATCAGTCACCAAGAAGGTCTACGCTGTTTGA
- a CDS encoding Retrotransposon-derived protein PEG10 encodes MRAVNQTLTCIEARGGTPHTPEDQKPLAVEATPRPLPKTNPTPAPTNPVQVPLQGYTPPPPLPVRLHSPQVPQPAAPVATYQTLVKVDHPDAYTRKIGNKACQWLTQMLAWVRLNQQMFPTNQEVLSFLLMNMKDIAGAWAHPHLDQLGSHRALIQTVDKFRTEFLAAFGNPDATQAAEQQITHLTQTGTCAEYITKFRTIAMDLDWNNAALQGQFAQGLHWEVSQLIATREWRPTTLLELQNAALVIDNALCKEHASHLPKGNKSGTSSTTPNRGANTGQQTTRPGRLSSNPNFVSKEEQNRCRAEGLCIKCGKAGHKFAECCTGWKATPKEEGTKKESTKIGNESGPKLGKD; translated from the exons ATGAGAGCAGTCAATCAaaccctcacttgcattgaggctaggggtggaaccccccacacaccagaagaccagaAACCCCTggcagtggaggccacgcccaggcccctacccaaaaccaaccctactccagcgccta CCAACCCTGTCCAGGTCCCCCTGCAAggctatactccccctccacctttgcctGTCAGACTCCattccccccaagtccctcaACCAGCAGCTCCTGTAGCCACATATCAAACCCTGGTCAAGGTGGatcaccctgacgcctataccaggaaaatagggaacaaagcctgCCAGTGGCTCACACAAATGCTGGCATGGGTACGCCTAAACCAACAGATGTTCCCCaccaatcaggaggttctgtcattcctcctgatgaacatgaaggacatagcaggggcctgggctcacccccaccttgatcaacttgggtcccacagggccctaaTTCAAACAGTTGACAAATTCAGGACGGAGTTTTTGGCCGCGTTTGGGAATCCAGATGCCACACAAGCCGCTGAGCAGCAAATCACAcaccttactcagacaggcacctgtgctgagtacatcacaaagtttaggaccattgccatggacctagactggaacaacgccgccCTCCaagggcaatttgcacaaggcctccactgggaggtcagccaaCTCATTGCTACCCGTGAGTGGCGCCCCActaccctccttgagctgcagaacgcggctctggtcattgataacgccctcTGCAAAGAGCATGCCAGCCACCTGccaaagggtaataagtctggaacCTCTAGCACCACCCCTAATAGGGGGGCAAATACTGGCCAACAGACCACCAGACCAGGGCGCTTATCCagcaaccccaactttgtatccaaggaggaacaaaaccgctgcagggctgaaggcctctgcatcaaatgcggaaaagcgggccacaagtttgcggaatgctgcactggctggaaagccacgcctaaggaggaaggcacaaaaaaggaatccaccaagattggcaatgaatctggacccaaattgggaaaagattaa
- a CDS encoding Retrotransposable element Tf2 protein: protein MDQKKIEAVMSWPTPKTVKQVQAFLGCVNYLCCFIPNFSAVAHSLHNLTKKDTPWSWGSQEEEAFQELKTLVTKSLVLIHSNPKLPYYLETDASGSFSGAKANYNMHDKELLAIIKALEEWQIFLEATDRPIQVFTDHWKQSGKPDALSRCSDYTDIPQEPEVMLPAEVFANTSQEELEIVTEIHSQLREDPSLEPIIQFLTEDVENGPLSIQKVYKDYDWEEDLLWYQGKLVVPDSEPLKEKLLREFHDSPLAGHPAKEWVECCPTCQANCCPHAPVIALKPLEVPPFSFHTISYNFITGFPKSQGCNTILVVIDSFSKFGHFIPTSKKITAKGLADLFITHIWKLHGLPVKTVSDWGTTFMGRFLRALYQWLGVKLAFSSAYHPESDGQTERVNQFIEFYLQSYIAANHSNWAAWLPLAEYAYNNAKHAATGRTPFELVYGRNPVMNPSNVPANIPEADTVADTLAWEWKEAKAAHRMSKERMSRNQGTLPEYSIGKKVWIDGKNMELRTNSNKLDPKQLGPFEITEKISSHAYCLKLPESLKIHDVFYMGLLSKTHKSPNQPFPEQPPPETIEGEEEYKVEQIINSKRQQGKWFYLIKWKGYGPEDNLWEPEELLEHSQEEISCFNKSQLKKACDSAKSL from the exons atggaccagaagaagattgaagcTGTGATGTCATGGCCCAcacccaaaacagtcaaacaggttcaGGCATTCCTAGGATGTGTAAACTATCTCTGCTGTTTTATCCCAAACTTTAGCGCAGTTGCACACtccctccacaacctcacaaaaaaggataCCCCATGGTCCTGGGGAAGccaagaggaggaagcgtTCCAAGAACTGAAAACCCTAGTCACAAAAAGCCTGGTCCTCATTCATTCCAACCCCAAATTACCCTACTatctggaaacagacgcgtCTGGG TCCTTCTCTGGCGCCAAAGCCAACTACAACATGCATGACAAAGAgctattggcaatcatcaaggcattagaagAATGGCAGATATTTTTGGAAGCAACAGATAGACCTATTCAGGTGTTCACAGATCATT GGAAACAATCTGGAAAGCCTGATGCACTGTCCAGATGCTCAGACTATACAGATATAccccaagaaccagaagttATGCTCCCAGctgaagtctttgccaacacctCCCAGGAGGAGTTAGAAATTGTCACAGAGATCCATTCCCAGTTGAGAGAAGACCCATCACTGGAACCCATCATTCaattcctgacagaagatgTGGAAAATGGACCTCTGTCCATCCAAAAGGTGTACAAggactatgattgggaagaggacctactttggtaccaaggaaaactagtagtcccagactcagaaccACTAAAGGAGAAGTTGTTGAGGGAATTTCATGACTCCCCAttagcaggacacccag ccaaagaatgggttgaatgctgcCCAACTTGCCAAGCAAACTGTTGCCCACATGCCCCAGTAATTGCTTTGAAACCCCTAGAAGTGCCCCCATTTtcattccacaccatctcctacaacttcatcacaggattcccaaAGTCCCAAGGGTGCAACACTATCCTAGTTGTAATTGActcattctccaagtttggccacTTTATCCCCAcctccaagaagatcacTGCTAAAGGCCTTGCAGacctgttcatcacccacatctggaaactccacgggCTACCTGTCAAAACAGTCTCTGATTGGGGAACAACCTTTATGGGGAGATTCCTGAGGGCACTCTACCAGTGGCTTGGTGTCAAACTGGCATTCTCTTCAGCCTATCATCCAGAATCAGACggtcaaacagaaagggtgaaccagttcattgaattcTACCTACAATCCTACATTGCAGCCAACCACTCCAATTGGGCTGCTTGGTTACcattggcagaatatgcatacaataatgccaaacacgCAGCAACAGGAAGAACACCTTTTGAACTAGTCTATGGACGGAATCCAGTAATGAACCCATCTAATGTCCCAGCCAACATCCCAGAGGCAGACACAGTAGCAGATACACTGGCCtgggaatggaaagaagccaaggCAGCCCAcaggatgagcaaggaaaggatgtctaggaacCAAGGAACACTTCCAGAATATTCAATAGGCAAGAAAGTGTGGATAGATGGGAAGAACATGGAACTCagaaccaactccaacaaactagacCCCAAACAGTTAGGTCCCTTTGAAATCacagaaaaaatctccagccacgcaTACTGTCTAAAACTCCCAGAAtccttgaaaatccatgatgtgttctACATGGGTCTCCTATCCAAAACCCACAAATCCCCAAAccaaccattcccagaacaaccccctcctgaaacaatagaaggggaggaagaatacaaggtggaacaaatcatcaactccaaaagacaacagggaaaatggttttacctaatcaaatggaagggatatggcccagaagacaacttGTGGGAACCTGAAGAACTACTGGAACATAGTCAAGAAGAAATTAGCTGCTTCAACAaatcacaactgaaaaaggcttgtgactctgccaaaagcctttaa
- a CDS encoding RNase H domain-containing protein, giving the protein MIFSIITLYSVLDRRLNFKEHTAVTVVKAKATLAGLQMLASSQNGLSIYHTCILYKASVTPILTYGLPLWFHGLSISPFYITCLRIIKNLANKLRSSPTQSELAHQLPTSWDFFTITDNIPRSPVEFAASFSHSNAEFITLYLIHSAAPTNPWPDQLMVDKRLPSSSKKAAARIIKNKIEIAKANRDGNTVHSPPNGHASVLSTTSKVGLGYIVKYGRKHWKKDLTAWDPEQTSTTPKC; this is encoded by the exons atgattttcagcattataaccttgtacagtgttcTGGACAGAAGGCTCAATTTCAAGGAGCATACTGCAGTAACAGTTGTCAAAGCCAAAGCCACACTGGCTGGCCTCCAAATGCTAGCCAGCTCCCAGAATGGACTGTCCATATACCACACATGCATCTTGTACAAGGCCAGTGTCACCCCCATCCTGACTTATGGGCTCCCTCTGTGGTTTCATGGAT TGTCCATCTCCCCTTTCTACATCACATGTCTAAGAATCATCAAGAACCTTGCCAACAAACTCAGGTCCAGTCCCACCCAATCAGAACTTGCACACCAACTGCCCACCTCCTGGGACTTCTTCACCATCACTGACAACATCCCAAGGTCTCCTGTTGAGTTTGCTGCATCCTTCTCCCACTCAAATGCTGAGTTCATCACCCTATACCTCATTCACTCAGCTGCCCCCACCAATCCATGGCCAGACCAACTTATGGTTGACAAGAGGTTGCCCAGCAGCTCCAAGAAGGCTGCAGCCAGGATAATCAAGAACAAAATTGAAATAGCCAAAGCCAACCGTGACGGTAACACTGTTCACAGCCCCCCCAACGGTCACGCCAGCGTTCTTTCCACCACGTCCAAGGTTGGACTTGGATACATTGTTAAATACGGGAGAAAACACTGGAAAAAGGATCTCACGGCATGGGACCCAGAGCAAACATCTACGACGCCGAAATGCTAG
- a CDS encoding Retrotransposable element Tf2 protein, which translates to MTFGLTNTPAAFQHFMNKLFKDLLDVCIIIYLDDILIYSKDDASHTQHVHKVLQRLMENQLFCKASKCTFHITLVEYLGIIVLDKGFSLDKLKIQAVQDWPTPTKVKEVQSFLGFANFLHQFVANFSHMARPLHNLVKKDTPWNWDTVEQKAFQGLKDAITNALVLCHANPSKPYFLETDASGAAMGSILSQQQEDSQLHPLGFLSELFKGAEQNYNTHDKELLAIICSFEYWRIFLEGTLHPITMFTNHCNLEYWRESQTFNCCHARWHLLLARYNFQIVYQLGKQSGKPDALSCHSDHANIPPANQTMLPDPVFANVALVTPEKELQQQIEAALDQDKSLEEILQFLQNKSKAPLSIKRAFKDYQIEAGLLFYQGRIVVPDVGSLQTELLKIFHNSPLAGHPGRQQTLELVSRNYYWPGIRVDTYWHVDSCEMCQHICKPKYAPIPPQPLELLSRPWQHVSYDMIVDLPKDGNHNSILVVIDSFTKYGIFIKCSKRLRAPKLAELFLENVWKCHGMPKKTVLDRGRVFNNKFLRALYKQLGIDPHYSLAYHPQSNGQTEQVNPSIEHSLRAYSGINQQDWAKWLPMAEFAYNNTIHSSTGKTLFKALYGWEPSLTPTNVPTDVPKANKLAQSMETQWREVEAALWQSKTRMTAGEEGSPTIFEIGEEVWLDARNINLKTLSPKLSEQCLGPFKVIEKISKRAYRLELPPTMRIHNVFYVGLLSKVKRDNKCAFVSRPPPITVDGEEEYEVEGITDMEERNGKWFFRVKWKGYGPEENMWEPWENLKNAGKILKKYEEEIRKKALRGGAVL; encoded by the coding sequence atgacctttggcctaaCCAACACACCTGCTgcattccaacacttcatgaacaagctaTTTAAAGACCTACTTGACGTCTGCAttatcatttaccttgatgacattttaatctactctaaggatgacgcgtCTCATACACAGCATGTTCACAAAGTCCTACAGCGCTTAATGgaaaaccagttgttctgcaaggcttccaaatgtaccttccacATCACATTGGTGGAATACCTAGGAATAATTGTATTGGATAAAGGTTTCAGCttggataaactcaaaatccaagcTGTCCAGGATTGGCCAACACCAACAAAGGTCAAAGAGGTTCAGTCATTcttagggtttgccaacttcctacaccagtttgttgccaacttcagtcacatggccagacCCTTACATAACCTGGTAAAGAAGGACACACCTTGGAATTGGGATACCGTGGAACaaaaagcattccaaggatTAAAGGACGCCATCACAAATGCCCTGGTCCTCTGCCATGCCAATCCATCAAAACCTTacttcttggaaacagatgcatctggCGCAGCCATGGGTtctatactcagtcaacaacaggaagacagCCAGTTACACCCTCTTGGTTTCCTATCTGAGTTGTTCAAAGGGGCTGAGCAAAATTACAacacacatgacaaggagctcctagcaatcatttgctcctttgagtactggcgtattttcctggagGGAACCTTGCATCCCATTACCATGTTCACCAATCATtgcaacctggaatactggaggGAATCCCAAACATTCAATTGCTGTCACGCAAGATGGCACCTGCTGCTGGCCagatataacttccaaattgtctacCAACTgggaaaacaatcaggaaagccagatgCACTATCTTGCCACTCAGATCACGCCAACATCCCTCCTGCCAACCAGACAATGCTCCCGGAtcctgtatttgccaatgtaGCCCTGGTAACCCCAGAGAAAGAACTCCAGCAACAAATTGAAGCTGCCTtagaccaagacaaatcactggaggaaatactacaattcctccaaaacaagtcTAAGGCACCTCTGTCCATCAAACGTGCCTTCAAGGATTACCAAATAGAAGCTGGACTCCTCTTCTATCAAGGGAGAATTGTGGTGCCTGATGTGGGAAGCTTACAAACAGAGCTACTAAAGATCTTTCACAATAGCCCCTTGGCTGGTCACCCAGGTAGACAACAGACATTGGAATTAGtctcaaggaactactactggcctggaaTCCGTGTGGACAcatattggcatgtggattcctgtgaaaTGTGCCAACATATCTGCAAACCAAAGTATGCCCCCATTCCCCCGCAGCCCCTGGAACTACTGtccagaccctggcaacatgtttcctatgacatgatagtagacctgcccaAGGATGGGAACCACAATTCTATTTTGGTGGTCATTGACAGCTTCACTAAGTACGGCATTTTCATCAAATGTTCAAAAAGGTTGAGAGCCCCCAAACTAGCAGAACTGTTCCTGGAAAACGTCTGGAAATGCCATGGCATGCCCAAAAAAACAGTATTGGATAGAGGCAGAgtattcaacaacaagttcctaAGGGCCCTATACAAGCAACTAGGGATAGACCCTCACTACTCCTTGGCTTACCACCCACAAAgcaatggacaaacagaacaagtgAACCCTTCCATTGAACATTccctcagggcttactcaggcaTCAACCAACAGGACTGGGCAAAATGGCTTCCCATGGCTGagtttgcatacaataaCACCATACATAGCAGCACCGGAAAAACCCTGTTCAAAGCCttatatggatgggaaccctcCTTGACACCAACCAATgtaccaacagatgttcccaaggccaacaaaCTAGCCCAATCCATGGAAACTCAGTGGAGGGAGGTGGAAGCAGCACTTTGGCAATCTAAGACAAGGATGACTGCTGGGGAGGAAGGAAGCCCAACAATATTTGAAATAGGAGAAGAGGTATGGCTTGACGCCAGGAACATTAACctcaagaccctgagtcccaagctgTCAGAACAATGCTTAGGACCGTTCAAAGTCattgaaaaaatctccaaaCGTGCATACAGGCTTGAACTTCCCCCAACCATGCGTATACACAATGTCTTTTACGTAGGGCtcctgtcaaaagtcaaaagggataaCAAATGTGCCTTTGTAAGCCGCCCACCACCAATCACCgttgatggagaagaagagtatgaggtTGAAGGGATAACAGACATGGAGGAAAGAaatggaaaatggttcttcagagtcaaatggaagggctatggaccGGAAGAGAATATGTGGGAACCctgggaaaacctcaaaaatgcgggAAAGATTTTGAAGAAGTATGAGGAAGAGAtaagaaagaaggcccttagagggggggcagtgttgtag